GCCGTGACAACAAGAGAATTCGCCATCTTAGACGATCAGCGGATGCGAAAGCCGACAAAGCGTAAAGGAGATGAACTTGGTGCACAAAAAAGCAGAGCGATTGAAAAAAATGAAGCCGGTGGCGGTGGGCAACCTGACCGAGGAGCAGCGTGCCAAGCTGCCGCCGGGGCAGACGCTGACCGAGAAATTCCCTATTTTGCACGAAGGGGAGGTTCCTCATTACGACATGTCGGAGTGGACGCTCAAGGTATTCGGCGAAGTCGAAGAGGAGCGGACGTTTTCTTATGAAGATATCATGGGGCTGCCAACGGTGACCGTGAATACCGATATTCACTGTGTCACCCGCTGGTCCAAATTCGATACGGTTTGGGAGGGAGTCCTGTTCCGGGATTTCCTGGCGGGGCTGAAGATCAAGCCGGATGCCAAATACGTCATGTTTCATGCCGATCCGGATTATGATACGAATGTACCTATCGAGGATCTGCTCAAGGACGATGTGCTGCTGGCCTATCGCTTTAACGGCGAGCCGCTGACGGACAAGCATGGCTGGCCGCTGCGCACGGTTGTGCCGCATCGCTACTTCTGGAAGAGCGCCAAATGGCTGCGCGGCATTGAGTTTATGAAGGAAGACCGCCCAGGCTTCTGGGAACGCAACGGTTTCCACAATGAAGCGGACCCGTTCAAGGAAGAACGGTTTAGCGGCGAGGCACTG
Above is a window of Paenibacillus sp. FSL K6-1330 DNA encoding:
- a CDS encoding sulfite oxidase-like oxidoreductase; the protein is MHKKAERLKKMKPVAVGNLTEEQRAKLPPGQTLTEKFPILHEGEVPHYDMSEWTLKVFGEVEEERTFSYEDIMGLPTVTVNTDIHCVTRWSKFDTVWEGVLFRDFLAGLKIKPDAKYVMFHADPDYDTNVPIEDLLKDDVLLAYRFNGEPLTDKHGWPLRTVVPHRYFWKSAKWLRGIEFMKEDRPGFWERNGFHNEADPFKEERFSGEALDIPEDEWTHKEFD